A portion of the Macaca mulatta isolate MMU2019108-1 chromosome 2, T2T-MMU8v2.0, whole genome shotgun sequence genome contains these proteins:
- the CCDC71 gene encoding coiled-coil domain-containing protein 71 isoform X1, which produces MSVVVQHVEEKAVHSWSRISTAGKKALEEALLVFNPMSQDLSATEAQLVAFLQGLRDDGFQPTILRSGDVYGYSSCTANPPSQTKLQARAPNPTATSPPASAPRTAMRLPAGRATLLPMPLSGRLAKASTPALAKHATTNLLLSSLKQSSASHARGAAVGFPTHLYPGVYPAMRLSVVLEALVPLKTTMPCLGAKHKAQSLHLSLADSPLKLRKSSGKGPGNPRPKAPRKTTSKGSKCLTRKGPGAGPRRGSGHQSKTNRATGSPSVRRMKGGSALGTKAAQAKVARTLAKAARSQARVARTQAKAKAARVKAKAKAKAARVKAKAKVMAARAKAKTKAKAVRAKAKVARTQPRGRGRPKGSAKTRTTRKGQKYRPETVGQKRKRAEEAKDLPPKKRTRLGPRSPKAWLGPGTAKLLKFRAIKVDRRSSDDEVRQRAQRILRVNLSPEIRLQPLLPHSAV; this is translated from the exons ATGAGTGTGGTGGTTCAGCATGTGGAGGAAAAAGCTGTGCACTCCTGGTCGCGCATCTCCACGGCTGGGAAGAAGGCCCTGGAAGAGGCGCTGCTTGTCTTTAACCCCATGAGCCAGGATCTCAGTGCCACAGAGGCCCAGCTTGTGGCCTTCCTGCAGGGCCTGCGAGATGATGGCTTCCAACCTACCATCCTGCGCAGTGGTGATGTCTATGGCTATAGTTCATGCACAGCTAATCCCCCAAGCCAGACGAAACTGCAAGCTCGTGCCCCTAACCCAACTGCCACATCACCTCCAGCCAGTGCTCCCCGAACTGCCATGCGGTTGCCCGCAGGTCGGGCCACACTGCTTCCCATGCCACTATCTGGTAGGCTGGCTAAAGCGTCCACACCAGCCCTTGCCAAGCATGCTACCACCAACCTGCTGCTGAGCTCTCTGAAGCAATCAAGTGCCAGCCATGCCCGGGGCGCAGCAGTGGGCTTCCCCACCCACCTTTATCCAGGTGTCTACCCTGCCATGCGGCTCTCTGTTGTCCTTGAGGCCCTGGTTCCACTCAAGACTACAATGCCCTGCTTGGGTGCCAAGCACAAGGCACAGTCACTGCATCTCTCACTTGCAGACTCTCCTCTGAAACTGCGGAAAAGTTCAGGGAAGGGTCCAGGGAACCCCCGGCCCAAAGCTCCCAGAAAAACCACAAGCAAGGGCTCCAAGTGTCTGACTCgcaaaggccctggggctggACCCCGACGAGGCTCTGGGCACCAGAGCAAAACCAACAGAGCCACTGGGTCCCCCAGTGTCCGGCGAATGAAAGGGGGCTCTGCCCTGGGCACCAAAGCAGCCCAGGCCAAGGTAGCTCGAACACTGGCCAAAGCTGCTCGTTCCCAAGCCAGGGTGGCTCGAACACAGGCCAAG GCCAAGGCAGCCCGGGTCAAGGCCAAGGCCAAAGCCAAGGCAGCACGGGTCAAGGCCAAGGCCAAAGTCATGGCAGCACGGGCCAAGGCCAAGACTAAAGCCAAGGCAGTACGGGCCAAGGCCAAGGTGGCTCGGACCCAgcccaggggcaggggcaggccaAAGGGGTCTGCTAAGACCAGAACTACAAGGAAGGGCCAGAAATACCGCCCTGAGACTGTTGGGCAGAAGAGGAAAAGGGCTGAGGAGGCAAAAGATCTTCCTCCCAAGAAGAGAACACGGCTTGGGCCCCGATCTCCTAAGGCATGGCTAGGGCCTGGAACAGCAAAGCTGCTCAAGTTCCGTGCCATAAAGGTAGATAGGCGGTCCTCCGATGATGAGGTGCGGCAGCGGGCTCAGCGGATTCTCCGCGTGAACCTGTCACCTGAGATACGGCTCCAGCCATTGCTGCCACATTCAGCAGTCTGA
- the CCDC71 gene encoding coiled-coil domain-containing protein 71, which produces MSVVVQHVEEKAVHSWSRISTAGKKALEEALLVFNPMSQDLSATEAQLVAFLQGLRDDGFQPTILRSGDVYGYSSCTANPPSQTKLQARAPNPTATSPPASAPRTAMRLPAGRATLLPMPLSGRLAKASTPALAKHATTNLLLSSLKQSSASHARGAAVGFPTHLYPGVYPAMRLSVVLEALVPLKTTMPCLGAKHKAQSLHLSLADSPLKLRKSSGKGPGNPRPKAPRKTTSKGSKCLTRKGPGAGPRRGSGHQSKTNRATGSPSVRRMKGGSALGTKAAQAKVARTLAKAARSQARVARTQAKAAKARAKAKAARAKAKAARVKAKAKAKAARVKAKAKVMAARAKAKTKAKAVRAKAKVARTQPRGRGRPKGSAKTRTTRKGQKYRPETVGQKRKRAEEAKDLPPKKRTRLGPRSPKAWLGPGTAKLLKFRAIKVDRRSSDDEVRQRAQRILRVNLSPEIRLQPLLPHSAV; this is translated from the coding sequence ATGAGTGTGGTGGTTCAGCATGTGGAGGAAAAAGCTGTGCACTCCTGGTCGCGCATCTCCACGGCTGGGAAGAAGGCCCTGGAAGAGGCGCTGCTTGTCTTTAACCCCATGAGCCAGGATCTCAGTGCCACAGAGGCCCAGCTTGTGGCCTTCCTGCAGGGCCTGCGAGATGATGGCTTCCAACCTACCATCCTGCGCAGTGGTGATGTCTATGGCTATAGTTCATGCACAGCTAATCCCCCAAGCCAGACGAAACTGCAAGCTCGTGCCCCTAACCCAACTGCCACATCACCTCCAGCCAGTGCTCCCCGAACTGCCATGCGGTTGCCCGCAGGTCGGGCCACACTGCTTCCCATGCCACTATCTGGTAGGCTGGCTAAAGCGTCCACACCAGCCCTTGCCAAGCATGCTACCACCAACCTGCTGCTGAGCTCTCTGAAGCAATCAAGTGCCAGCCATGCCCGGGGCGCAGCAGTGGGCTTCCCCACCCACCTTTATCCAGGTGTCTACCCTGCCATGCGGCTCTCTGTTGTCCTTGAGGCCCTGGTTCCACTCAAGACTACAATGCCCTGCTTGGGTGCCAAGCACAAGGCACAGTCACTGCATCTCTCACTTGCAGACTCTCCTCTGAAACTGCGGAAAAGTTCAGGGAAGGGTCCAGGGAACCCCCGGCCCAAAGCTCCCAGAAAAACCACAAGCAAGGGCTCCAAGTGTCTGACTCgcaaaggccctggggctggACCCCGACGAGGCTCTGGGCACCAGAGCAAAACCAACAGAGCCACTGGGTCCCCCAGTGTCCGGCGAATGAAAGGGGGCTCTGCCCTGGGCACCAAAGCAGCCCAGGCCAAGGTAGCTCGAACACTGGCCAAAGCTGCTCGTTCCCAAGCCAGGGTGGCTCGAACACAGGCCAAGGCTGCTAAGGCCCGGGCCAAGGCCAAGGCAGCCCGGGCCAAGGCCAAGGCAGCCCGGGTCAAGGCCAAGGCCAAAGCCAAGGCAGCACGGGTCAAGGCCAAGGCCAAAGTCATGGCAGCACGGGCCAAGGCCAAGACTAAAGCCAAGGCAGTACGGGCCAAGGCCAAGGTGGCTCGGACCCAgcccaggggcaggggcaggccaAAGGGGTCTGCTAAGACCAGAACTACAAGGAAGGGCCAGAAATACCGCCCTGAGACTGTTGGGCAGAAGAGGAAAAGGGCTGAGGAGGCAAAAGATCTTCCTCCCAAGAAGAGAACACGGCTTGGGCCCCGATCTCCTAAGGCATGGCTAGGGCCTGGAACAGCAAAGCTGCTCAAGTTCCGTGCCATAAAGGTAGATAGGCGGTCCTCCGATGATGAGGTGCGGCAGCGGGCTCAGCGGATTCTCCGCGTGAACCTGTCACCTGAGATACGGCTCCAGCCATTGCTGCCACATTCAGCAGTCTGA